The following coding sequences lie in one Apium graveolens cultivar Ventura chromosome 1, ASM990537v1, whole genome shotgun sequence genomic window:
- the LOC141720113 gene encoding uncharacterized protein LOC141720113, which yields MASLSSSTERTETDPVDAQVVAPVSEQILPPLPPEPAPEIPLPPEWEDLEPQIPMPPVEIPEMPPMEPEAEPPVYAPMEQPVLFPAPLAIYAPVPGVYQFPQPEFIDEIVVDGPLPSRGSSTDLHEHHTVTYQRFQAEREERIRWQNQCREILGLYETQTDGPVRALRPDYILRERLHHIHRVSSQQLTDLRQQDLSAETAYRRALGLTEAVLEAVQEELSHVPPGF from the exons atggcttctttatcatcatctacggagaggaccgagacagatccagtggatgcacaggtagtagccccagtgtcagagcagatcttacctccattgccacctgagccagcaccagagataccacttcccccggag tgggaggatttagagcctcagattcctatgccaccagtcgagattccagagatgccaccgatggagccagaggcagagccgcctgtgtatgcgcctatggagcagcctgtcttatttcctgccccattagccatttatgcacctgttccgggagtttatcagtttcctcagccggagtttatagatgagatcgtggtagatggaccattaccttctcgaggttccagcactgatcttcatgagcatcataccgtgacttaccagcgctttcaggcagagagggaggagaggattagatggcagaaccagtgtagagagatccttggattgtatgagacacagacggatggtcctgtcagagcattacgaccggattatatactgagagagagactacatcatattcaccgggttagttcgcagcagcttactgatttgagacagcaggatcttagtgcggagacagcatatcgcagagcattgggacttaccgaggcagtgctagaggcagtgcaggaggagttgagccacgtaccaccaggattttga